The genome window GTTCAGCTCGGCGCTGCTGCCCCTTAAGAAAGCGATGGAGACCAGACGGCCATCGGCGGCCAGGCTCTTGATATTGCGGGCCATATAGTCGCCGCCCACCATGTCGAGGATGACGTCGATCCCCTTGCCCTTGGTCTCGGCCCGGATCACCTCGACGAAGTCGGCAGTGGAATAATCGATGGCCATATCGGCGCCGAGTTCGCGGCAGGCCGTGCATTTCGCTTCGCCATTGGCGGTGGCGAAGACGGTGGCGCCCAAGGCTTTGGCCAGTTGAATGGCGGTGGTGCCGATACCGCCCGCGCCGCCATGGACCAAAAAGCGATCGCCTGACTTCAACTGACCGCGCTCGACCACATTGTGCCAGACGGTGAAGAAGGTCTCGGGCAGGGCGGCGGCACGGATCATGTCATAGCCCTTAGGAATGGGCAGGCAGTGACGCGCATCGACGGTGCAGTACTGGGCATAGCCGCCGCCGGGGGCCAGGGCGCAGACCTCGGCCCCCAGAGCGGGGGAGGTGACGCCTTCGCCCAGGGCGACGATGGTGCCTGCCACTTCCAGGCCGGGCAGGTCTGAGGCTCCGGGCGGGGCTGGATAGGCCCCGGCGCGCTGCAGCACGTCGGGACGGTTGATGCCCGCCGCGGCCACCTTGATCAGCACCTCGCCCGGTTTGGGCTGGGGCAATGGCCGGGTGATGGGGACCAGTACCTCAGGACCGCCGGGGGTGGAAATTTCGACGCAGGTCATGGTCTCGGGCAGCATCCGTCGGGCCTCGCATTGTGGGTGTGGCGCCCAATCTGGTACGTTCTCTCAACCGTGGCAAGAGAGGATCGCCCCATGGATGCCGATGATCTGGAACCGCGCAAGAAACCTCAGGCTTTGAAGAACCTGGACCCCATGTCCATCGAGGAACTGAAGGACTATATCGCCGATCTGGAAGGCGAAATCCTCCGCGCCCGGGAGGCCATCACCCGTAAACAGGCGGTCAAGGCGGGGGCGGAGGCGTTTTTCAAACGGTAAATCGGTACTTGTTTACCGCTTTGCGGCTTGATAAGACAAATAAGACGGGAGGAAGCGGCATGTTGAACGGAAAGCGGGCCCTGGTCACCGGGTCCACCAGCGGTATCGGCCTCGGCATCGCCCGCGCCCTGGCGGCTAAAGGGGCTTCGGTGATGCTCAACGGGTTCGGCGACGCGGCCGAGATCGAGGCTCTGCGCGCCGGTCTCGCCAAGGAATTCGGCGTCACCGTGCTTTACAACGGTGCCGATCTTTCCAAATCCGATGGGGCAGGCGATCTGGTCCGTGACGCCGAGGCTCGCTTGGGCGGCGTGGACATTCTGGTCAACAATGCCGGGATCCAGCATGTCTCGAAGGTGGAGGATTTTCCGCTGGAGCGCTGGGATGCGGTGATCGCCATCAACCTGACCTCAGTGTTCCAGGCCATCCGGGCCGCCATGCCCGGCATGAAGGCGCGCGGTTGGGGCCGGATCATCAATGTGGCCTCGGCCCATGGTTTGGTGGCCTCGGTGGATAAATCGGCCTATGTGGCCTCCAAGCATGGCGTGCTGGGCCTGACCAAGGTGGTCGGCCTGGAAACCGCTGAATTGGACATCACCTGCAACGCCATCTGCCCTGGTTGGGTTCTGACGCCCCTGGTGCAAAAGCAGATCGATGCCCGCGCCGCCGCCCAGGGCGTTTCGGTGGAGCAGGCCGGCCGCGACCTGTTGTCGGAAAAGCAGCCCTCCAAGAAATTCACCACCCCGGAGCAGTTGGGCGATCTGGCGGTGTTCTTGTGCTCTGGCGCCGCCGCCAACATGACCGGCACCAGCCTGACCATGGATGGAGGCTGGACGGCGCAATGAGCCATAAGAAGGAGCCGTCGCGCCAGGCCCATTATCCCTTCCGGCTGGAGATCCAGACCCGATGGTCGGACAACGACATGTTCGGCCACCTCAATAACGTGGTCTATCAGCGCTTTTTTGAACACATCGTGGTCAAGTTCCTGACCGGTCCCTGCGATCTGGATTTGATGAGCGCGCCGGTCATCACCTTTGCCGCCGAATCGTCGTGCCGCTTTCTCAAGCCCTTGTCCTATCCCACTCCGGTGGTCGCGGGCATCTGCATCGATCATCTGGGCCGCACCAGCGCCCGCTACGGTCTGGCCCTGTTCGAGGCGGGATGCGACGAGGCCGCCGCCGAGGGGCATTGGATTCACGTCTTCGTCGATCGGGCCAGCCAGCGCCCGGTTCCCATTCCCGACGCGGTGCGTGCCGTGCTCGAAGCCCATCGGAGGATATCATGACCGGCCTTTGCTATGCGTTCGAGGGAATGGTGCCGGTGGTCGATCCCACCTCTTATGTCCATCCCACCGCCGTTCTGATCGGTGACGTGCGCATCGGCCCCGGCTGCTTCATCGGGCCGGGCGCATCGCTTCGCGCCGATTTTTCCAGCGTGATCATCGGCGCGGGCGTCAATATCCAGGACAACTGCATTTTGCACGGCACGCCCGGCTTCCACACCGTGGTCGAGGATTACGGCCATATCGGCCATGCCGCCGTGGTGCATGGCTGCCGCATCCGCCGCAACGCCCTGGTGGGCATGGCGTCGTCCATCTATGACGGGGCTGAGGTGGGCGAGGAAGCCATCATCGCCGCCATGGCCTTCGTGCCCGCCGGGTTCAAGATTCCGCCCCGTACCCTGGTGGCCGGTCTGCCCGCCAAGGTGCTGCGCGAGTTGTCCGACGAAGAAGTGGCGCGCAAGACCCGCGGTACCGAGGCCTATCAGCAACTGGCCCAACGGGCGCTGAAGTCCATGGTGCCGTGCGAGCCGTTGAGTGCGCCCGAGCCGGGCCGCGCCCAGTTGAACCCCAGTGCGCTGTGGCCCGACGATCTGACGCGGCATAAGCCCAAGGGGTAGAAATTCCGGGGCCTTCTGCCCCGCACCCCGACCGGGAGGCATGCCTCCCGGACCCTCTCTTTGGTTTTTTTAACAAGCTGGTGGTCTGGAGGCTGTGCCTCCAGGCGGGTTTGGGCGGCAGCCCAATTGCCGAAGCGATCAGGCTACTCCGCCGCTTTCGGTTCGCCCTTTTCCACTTCCTCGACCCAGACGGCATGGTGCTCGCGCGCCCATTCCCGGTCCACATAGCCGGTGGTGACGGCGGTGGAGGCGCCCTCCATGCCGATGGTGCCGATATAGATATGGCCCAGGATGAACAGGATCATCACCACAGCCAGGGCAGCGTGGATCAGATGCATGACCTGCATGGCGTGCAGGTCGGCCAGGGTGAAGGGGAACAGCAGGTTCAGCCCCGTGGACGACACCAGGGCGCCCACCACGATGACCATCCAGAACTGGGTCTTCTGGCCGAAATTGAACTTGGCGGCGGGGGGATGGACGCCTTTCTTCAAGAGGCCGCCGCCACCCTTGATCCAGCCCCAGTCATAGCGATCCCACAGATTGTCCCTGGCCCAGAGATAGAAGATCACCACCAGCCCGGCCATGAAGACGAAGCCGGAAATGTTGTGCAGCCATTTACCCGCCCAGCTTAACCAGGAGAACAGGGTCTTGCCGATGATGGGTTCGATGATCCAGCGGCCGAACAGCAGGTTCAGGCCCGTGGCGCCCAGCACCAGGAAGGACCCGGCGGTCAGCCAATGTCCGATGCGTTCGATCTTGGTGAAGCGCAGGATGGTCTGCCCCGAGGGGCCTCCCTCCATCATGATCTTGCCGCGAATGAAGTAGAAGGCGGTGATGGCGAGCGTGACGCCGATCAGCAGCCAGCCCGCATAGACCGCCAGCTTGCCGTTGCGCACATTGCGCCAGGTTTCGCCCTCGGACTGGATCAGCACGCCGCGCGTGGCGGGCTGTCCTCCGATATAGCCAGCCTCGCCCTGGCGGATGGCGCGCCAGGAATCGGGGCTGGTGACGCGGTCCGACTGGGCGGCGGTGGGGATGTCGCCGTCAGAACTGGCGGCCCATGCCGGTTCGGTCACGCCGAGCCCCAGGACGATAGCCAGGATGGCGAGGATGGTTCGGCTCATGCTCTGCCTCCCCTTAAAACCGTTGTCCGGCGATGCGGCCCGCAGGCGCCGCCTCTCCGGAGGGAATGGGGCCGTCGGTGGCCAGCCGGGCGATGCCGTCGTTCTGACTGGCGATACGCTGCCGCAGGGCCTCGCGGGTCATGGGCGATATCTCGGTGTCCTTGGGTCCCGCATAGGTTCCCTTGTCCAGCTTGACCTGCCGCCCCATTTCCTCGCCCTTGCAGCCTGCCAGGGCGAGGATGACGAGTAGCGCTGCGAGCGGCTTCATGGCCTTAGCCTTTCTTGCCGTAGGCCTGGCCCCAGCCCGACGCACCCGAGCCGAATCCACGCGCCATGACGCGTTCGCGGTAGATGGTCGACACCATGTCGCCGTCACCGGCCAGCAGGGCCTTGGTCGAGCACATCTCGGCGCAGAGCGGCAGCTTGCCCTCGGCGATGCGGTTGCGGCCGTACTTTTCCAGCTCCGCCTTGGAATTGTCGGCCTCGGGGCCTCCGGCGCAGAAGGTGCACTTGTCCATCTTGCCGCGACCGCCGAAATTGCCGGTGGACGGGTATTGCGGCGCGCCGAAGGGGCAGGCGTAGAAGCAATAACCGCAGCCGATGCACAGATCCTTGTTGTGCAGCACGATGCCGTCACTGGTCTGATAGAAGCAATCCACCGGGCAGACCGCCATGCAGGGCGCGTCCGAACAGTGCATGCAAGCGACCGAGAGGGATTTCTGCCCTGGCTTGCCGTCGTTGAGCGTCACCACGCGGCGGCGGTTGATGCCCCAGGGGACTTCGTGTTCGTTCTTACAGGCGGTGACGCAGCCGCTGCAGTGGATGCAGCGTTCGCCGTCGCAGAGGAATTTCATGCGGGCCATGGTGTTTCCTCCTTACGCCTGGAACTTCTCGATGCGGCACAGGGTGACTTTCGTCTCCTGCATGCCTGTCACCGAGTCATAGCCATAGGTCTGCGCGGTGTTGGTGCTTTCGCCCAAGACGATGGGTGATGCCCCTTCGGGATATTTGCTTCGAAGATCCTTGCCCTGGAACCAGCCGCCGAAGTGGAAGGGCATGAAGGCCACGCCGCGTCCCACCCGTTCGGTGATACGGGCCTTGACCTTGACCTTGCCGCCCTCGGGGCCGAACACCCAGACATAATCACCGGCGCGCACGCCCGCGTTATTGGCGTCGAAGGGATTGACCTCGACGAACATGTCGGGCTGCAACTCGGCCAGCCAGGGATTGGAACGGGTCTCGTCGCCGCCGCCCTCGTATTCCACCAATCGGCCGGAGGTGAGGATGATGGGGAACTCCTTGGACACGTCCTTGTCCTGAATGGTTTTGTACAAGAAGGGCAGGCGCATCATCTTCTTGTCGGCGTGAGTGGGATACTTCTCCACCAGATCGCGGCGCGGCGTGTAGAGCGGTTCGCGGTGCAAGGGCACCGGGTCGGGGAAGTTCCATACCACGGCGCGGGCCTTGCCGTTGCCGAAGGGAGCCGCGCCGTGCATGACGGCGACGCGCTGAATACCGCCCGATAGATCGATGGTCCAGGCCACGTCGTCGGCCTTCTCGCCGCCGATCTTCTGGATGACGGCCAGTTCGTCGGCGGTCAGGTCCTTATCCCAGCCCAGCTTCTTCAGCATGCCATAGGTGAAGCCCGGATGGCCCGCAGGCAGTTCCGAACCCTCGGGCCAGGAATCGGTGGCCAGCAGGCTCTCGCCCTTGTATTCGGGGAAGAGGGCGCGGAAGTTCAGCCCGCCGTCCTTCACCGGCTTGGACGGATCATAGAGGTTGGGGGTGCCGGGATGCTTCATCTCGGCATTGCCCCAGCACGGCCAGGGAAGGCCGTAATAATCACCGTCGCAAGGCCCGCCCACGGCCTTGAGGGTGGTCTTGTCGAAGGTCTGCTGGTTGGCCATGTGGGCCTTGAGCCGTTCCGGGCTTTGGCCGGTATAGGCGATGGTCCAGGCGCCCCGGTTGATCTCGCGCAGGATATCCTCGGCCTGGGGCTTATCGCCCTCGACCTTGATGTTTTTGCAAAGCTCGGCGGCAAAGCCGAACTTCTTGGCGAACAGGTACATGATCTCCTGGTCGGCCTTGCACTCGAACATGGGCTTGATGACCTGCTCGGACCATTGGATCGAGCGGTTGGACGCGGTGCGCGAGCCGTCCACCTCGAACTGGGTGGCGGCGGGCAGCAGATAGACCCCGTCGGTGCGGTCGTGAAGGACGGCGGACACCGTGGGATAGGGATCGATGATCACCAGGGTGTCCAGCTTCTCCATGGCCTTCTTCAGCTCGGGCTGGCGGGTTTGGGAGTTGGGGGCGTGGCCCCAATAGACCATGGCCTTGATGGGCTCGGGCTGGGCGATGTTTTCCTTGGCCTCGTTGACGCCGTCATACCAACGCGAGACGGGAATGCCGGGCGCTTCCATCAATTCGGGGGTCTTGAACCGGCCCTTGATGTAGTCGTAATCCAGGCCCCAGACCCGTGCCCAGTGCTTCCAGGCAGGCGCCGCCAAGCCGTAATAGGCGGGGAGCGTGGTGACGTCGAGCCCCATATCGGTGGCGCCCTGGACGTTGTCGTGACCACGGAAGATGTTGGTGCCGCCGCCCGCCACGCCCACATTGCCGAGAGCCAGTTGCAGGTTGCAATAGGCCCGCACATTGGCGTTGCCCACCGTGTGCTGGGTGCCGCCCATGCACCACACCACGGTGCCGGGTTTGTGGGTGGCCAGAATCTGGGCGACGCGCTTTAGCTGGGCACCGGGCACGCCGGTGACGCGCTCGGTCTCTTCCGGAGTCCATTTGGCGACCTCGGCACGCACCTGATCCATGCCCCAGACGCGCTTCCTGATGAATTCCTTGTCTTCCCAGCCGTTCTCGAAGATGTGCCACATGATGCCCCAGATCAGCGGCACGTCGGTGCCGGGGCGCAGACGCACATATTCATCGGCATGGGCGGCGGTACGGGTGAAGCGGGGATCGCAGACGATCAGCGGCGCCTTGTTCTGCTCCTTGGCTTTCAGGATGTGGAGCATGGCGACGGGATGGGCCTCGGCGGCGTTGGAGCCGATGAAGAACATCGCCTTGGAATTATGGATGTCGTTATAGGAATTGGTCATGGCGCCGTAGCCCCAGGTCTGGGCGACGCCGGCGACGGTGGTGGAGTGGCAGATACGGGCCTGATGGTCGATATTGTTGGTGCCCCACAGCGCCGCGAATTTGCGCATGAGATAGGCCTGCTCGTTGGAGAATTTGGCCGAGCCCAGCCAGTAGACCGAATCGGGGCCCGCCGTCTCACGGATCTTCAGCAGGCGGTCGCCGACCTCTGTGATGGCCTGTTCCCAGCTGATTCGCTTGTACTTTCCGCCTTCCAGCTTCATGGGATATTTCAGGCGGCGGTCGCCATGGGCATGCTCGCGCACGGCCGCGCCTTTGGCGCAATGGCTGCCCAAATTGATGGGGCTGTCGAAGGCTGGCTCCTGGCCGATCCAGACGCCGTTGGAGACCTCGGCATTGACGGTACAGCCCACGGAACAGTGGGTACAGATGGCCTTCTTGACTTCGGCCTTGGGGTCGGAAGCCGCGGGCACCGCCTCGGCCTTGCGCACCGTCCCGGCCCCGATTCCGCCCAGCAGGGCGGCGCCACCGG of Paramagnetospirillum magnetotacticum MS-1 contains these proteins:
- a CDS encoding NAD(P)H-quinone oxidoreductase yields the protein MLPETMTCVEISTPGGPEVLVPITRPLPQPKPGEVLIKVAAAGINRPDVLQRAGAYPAPPGASDLPGLEVAGTIVALGEGVTSPALGAEVCALAPGGGYAQYCTVDARHCLPIPKGYDMIRAAALPETFFTVWHNVVERGQLKSGDRFLVHGGAGGIGTTAIQLAKALGATVFATANGEAKCTACRELGADMAIDYSTADFVEVIRAETKGKGIDVILDMVGGDYMARNIKSLAADGRLVSIAFLRGSSAELNMMPVMLKRLTLTGSTLRPQSNDAKARMARGLAETIWPLLDKGAIAPLIHAVFPLAEAAKAHALMESNAHMGKIVLQV
- a CDS encoding DUF1192 domain-containing protein, whose translation is MDADDLEPRKKPQALKNLDPMSIEELKDYIADLEGEILRAREAITRKQAVKAGAEAFFKR
- a CDS encoding 3-hydroxybutyrate dehydrogenase; the encoded protein is MLNGKRALVTGSTSGIGLGIARALAAKGASVMLNGFGDAAEIEALRAGLAKEFGVTVLYNGADLSKSDGAGDLVRDAEARLGGVDILVNNAGIQHVSKVEDFPLERWDAVIAINLTSVFQAIRAAMPGMKARGWGRIINVASAHGLVASVDKSAYVASKHGVLGLTKVVGLETAELDITCNAICPGWVLTPLVQKQIDARAAAQGVSVEQAGRDLLSEKQPSKKFTTPEQLGDLAVFLCSGAAANMTGTSLTMDGGWTAQ
- a CDS encoding acyl-CoA thioesterase, which codes for MSHKKEPSRQAHYPFRLEIQTRWSDNDMFGHLNNVVYQRFFEHIVVKFLTGPCDLDLMSAPVITFAAESSCRFLKPLSYPTPVVAGICIDHLGRTSARYGLALFEAGCDEAAAEGHWIHVFVDRASQRPVPIPDAVRAVLEAHRRIS
- a CDS encoding acyltransferase, coding for MTGLCYAFEGMVPVVDPTSYVHPTAVLIGDVRIGPGCFIGPGASLRADFSSVIIGAGVNIQDNCILHGTPGFHTVVEDYGHIGHAAVVHGCRIRRNALVGMASSIYDGAEVGEEAIIAAMAFVPAGFKIPPRTLVAGLPAKVLRELSDEEVARKTRGTEAYQQLAQRALKSMVPCEPLSAPEPGRAQLNPSALWPDDLTRHKPKG
- a CDS encoding formate dehydrogenase subunit gamma — its product is MSRTILAILAIVLGLGVTEPAWAASSDGDIPTAAQSDRVTSPDSWRAIRQGEAGYIGGQPATRGVLIQSEGETWRNVRNGKLAVYAGWLLIGVTLAITAFYFIRGKIMMEGGPSGQTILRFTKIERIGHWLTAGSFLVLGATGLNLLFGRWIIEPIIGKTLFSWLSWAGKWLHNISGFVFMAGLVVIFYLWARDNLWDRYDWGWIKGGGGLLKKGVHPPAAKFNFGQKTQFWMVIVVGALVSSTGLNLLFPFTLADLHAMQVMHLIHAALAVVMILFILGHIYIGTIGMEGASTAVTTGYVDREWAREHHAVWVEEVEKGEPKAAE
- the fdh3B gene encoding formate dehydrogenase FDH3 subunit beta, producing the protein MARMKFLCDGERCIHCSGCVTACKNEHEVPWGINRRRVVTLNDGKPGQKSLSVACMHCSDAPCMAVCPVDCFYQTSDGIVLHNKDLCIGCGYCFYACPFGAPQYPSTGNFGGRGKMDKCTFCAGGPEADNSKAELEKYGRNRIAEGKLPLCAEMCSTKALLAGDGDMVSTIYRERVMARGFGSGASGWGQAYGKKG
- a CDS encoding formate dehydrogenase subunit alpha, whose protein sequence is MLIKKRDGEARKSALSQTLASVSGGSMDRRAFLRRSGLTAGGAALLGGIGAGTVRKAEAVPAASDPKAEVKKAICTHCSVGCTVNAEVSNGVWIGQEPAFDSPINLGSHCAKGAAVREHAHGDRRLKYPMKLEGGKYKRISWEQAITEVGDRLLKIRETAGPDSVYWLGSAKFSNEQAYLMRKFAALWGTNNIDHQARICHSTTVAGVAQTWGYGAMTNSYNDIHNSKAMFFIGSNAAEAHPVAMLHILKAKEQNKAPLIVCDPRFTRTAAHADEYVRLRPGTDVPLIWGIMWHIFENGWEDKEFIRKRVWGMDQVRAEVAKWTPEETERVTGVPGAQLKRVAQILATHKPGTVVWCMGGTQHTVGNANVRAYCNLQLALGNVGVAGGGTNIFRGHDNVQGATDMGLDVTTLPAYYGLAAPAWKHWARVWGLDYDYIKGRFKTPELMEAPGIPVSRWYDGVNEAKENIAQPEPIKAMVYWGHAPNSQTRQPELKKAMEKLDTLVIIDPYPTVSAVLHDRTDGVYLLPAATQFEVDGSRTASNRSIQWSEQVIKPMFECKADQEIMYLFAKKFGFAAELCKNIKVEGDKPQAEDILREINRGAWTIAYTGQSPERLKAHMANQQTFDKTTLKAVGGPCDGDYYGLPWPCWGNAEMKHPGTPNLYDPSKPVKDGGLNFRALFPEYKGESLLATDSWPEGSELPAGHPGFTYGMLKKLGWDKDLTADELAVIQKIGGEKADDVAWTIDLSGGIQRVAVMHGAAPFGNGKARAVVWNFPDPVPLHREPLYTPRRDLVEKYPTHADKKMMRLPFLYKTIQDKDVSKEFPIILTSGRLVEYEGGGDETRSNPWLAELQPDMFVEVNPFDANNAGVRAGDYVWVFGPEGGKVKVKARITERVGRGVAFMPFHFGGWFQGKDLRSKYPEGASPIVLGESTNTAQTYGYDSVTGMQETKVTLCRIEKFQA